One window of the Rhodohalobacter sp. SW132 genome contains the following:
- a CDS encoding DUF1428 domain-containing protein, translated as MKQYIDGFVLPVPRIHLNEYKGVAEKVAEIWKEYGAIAYFEYVGEDLELEGTRSFIEVMDLKEDEAIVFGWVLFPSKETRDLANEQVPNDPRMAELVAPLTDPKRLIFDAERMVYGGYRSFV; from the coding sequence ATGAAACAATATATTGACGGATTTGTACTCCCGGTTCCACGAATTCACCTGAACGAATACAAGGGTGTGGCTGAAAAAGTAGCTGAAATTTGGAAAGAATATGGTGCAATTGCTTATTTCGAGTATGTCGGAGAAGATTTAGAATTGGAAGGAACACGTTCTTTCATTGAAGTAATGGATTTGAAAGAAGATGAAGCAATTGTATTTGGATGGGTTTTGTTTCCTTCGAAAGAGACTCGTGATTTAGCAAACGAACAAGTTCCCAACGACCCAAGGATGGCAGAATTAGTCGCACCGTTGACCGACCCTAAAAGATTAATTTTTGATGCCGAACGAATGGTGTATGGAGGCTACCGGTCGTTCGTTTAA
- a CDS encoding VOC family protein produces MNRVTGVGGIFFKSEDPEKIKQWYKKHLGLQTDQWGTNFEWRQAEDSTKKGFTQWSPFSETTSYFEPSQKDFMINYRVQNLEWLVDQLEEEGVKVLDEIETHEYGKFVHILDPEGNKIELWEPYDEEYDKIVEGRTK; encoded by the coding sequence ATGAATCGAGTGACAGGAGTGGGGGGAATATTTTTTAAGAGTGAAGATCCTGAAAAAATTAAACAATGGTATAAGAAGCATTTAGGACTTCAAACTGATCAATGGGGTACAAATTTTGAATGGAGACAAGCAGAAGACAGTACTAAAAAGGGATTTACTCAATGGAGCCCATTTAGTGAGACCACTTCTTATTTTGAACCTTCACAAAAGGATTTCATGATCAATTATCGAGTTCAAAATCTTGAGTGGTTAGTTGATCAACTCGAAGAAGAAGGAGTGAAAGTATTGGATGAAATTGAGACTCATGAGTACGGTAAGTTTGTTCACATTTTAGATCCGGAAGGTAATAAGATTGAGTTATGGGAACCATACGATGAAGAATATGACAAAATTGTTGAAGGTCGGACAAAATAG
- a CDS encoding CPBP family intramembrane glutamic endopeptidase, whose protein sequence is MFAVRESGWGVISIFLLLQAILIVVLVHYSPQIFIPIAQKTQWILHPDLLFAATLFLIVIVGILFVYGRLKPVDIGLHFPQIPVALLITAGLWVITQTSLILTSLIVTGTVETHSDWSQPGVIANLGFFAAMLLGMATYEEVAFRGYLFPQLYKKFGGSHNLRLLYAAVVSSFLFAIVHIPTRIINAQMSVDELFVQMAILTVAGLIGVALYVRTQNLFVVIGIHALINAPLPLVHSPVSPFIITSVLSGILWIIWPYLQIKTPSKFT, encoded by the coding sequence ATGTTTGCTGTTCGTGAATCAGGCTGGGGGGTAATTAGCATATTTTTGCTGCTTCAAGCTATTCTAATTGTAGTCTTAGTTCATTACTCTCCACAGATTTTTATTCCGATTGCGCAAAAGACGCAGTGGATCCTTCATCCGGATTTGTTATTTGCCGCTACTCTATTTCTGATTGTTATAGTTGGTATTTTATTTGTTTACGGGCGGTTGAAACCAGTTGATATCGGTTTACATTTTCCTCAAATACCGGTTGCACTCTTGATTACAGCCGGATTATGGGTAATTACCCAAACATCATTGATTCTTACCTCTTTGATTGTCACAGGTACGGTGGAGACACACTCTGACTGGAGTCAACCAGGAGTTATTGCTAACCTGGGCTTTTTTGCAGCCATGCTGCTGGGTATGGCTACGTATGAGGAGGTTGCATTCCGCGGATATCTTTTTCCCCAGCTATATAAGAAATTCGGAGGTTCACACAACCTGCGTTTGCTCTATGCTGCTGTTGTTTCATCATTTCTATTTGCAATCGTACATATTCCAACTCGAATAATTAATGCTCAGATGTCGGTAGATGAGCTGTTTGTACAAATGGCAATTCTGACCGTAGCTGGTCTTATTGGCGTTGCGCTGTATGTTCGAACCCAAAACCTGTTTGTAGTTATTGGGATACATGCCTTGATAAATGCTCCTTTGCCACTTGTGCATTCACCCGTGTCACCTTTTATTATTACATCGGTGTTATCCGGGATTCTGTGGATTATATGGCCATATTTACAAATTAAAACTCCTTCCAAATTTACATAG
- a CDS encoding DUF6364 family protein: MSKKTLNLTIEESIKVRAKRIAKSRGISVSQLVEQAIIREEDPEEFTPEPGSGVEQLMNAIPESQKLDNYNYKKLKLEALRKKYDL, encoded by the coding sequence ATGAGCAAAAAAACACTCAATCTCACCATCGAAGAAAGCATCAAAGTGCGGGCCAAGCGGATTGCGAAAAGTCGCGGAATCAGTGTCTCGCAGTTAGTTGAACAGGCAATCATCCGCGAGGAAGATCCGGAGGAGTTTACGCCAGAACCGGGAAGCGGAGTTGAACAGTTAATGAATGCTATACCCGAATCTCAGAAACTGGATAACTACAATTACAAAAAGTTGAAATTAGAAGCCCTTAGAAAGAAATATGACCTCTAA
- a CDS encoding PIN domain-containing protein, giving the protein MTSNRVLIDTDICIDAIQKRKPFDVQAQIIFDYSEKGIIEGFVAAHSFDTIFYILSQTASQQNVYQAINGLRRTVDIANVSREVIDQALKIKWPDFEDAIHYQAALAAGCDALVTRNPGDFKSDDLPVLSPQQFLSEIRESEG; this is encoded by the coding sequence ATGACCTCTAATAGAGTTCTGATTGATACAGATATATGCATTGATGCAATTCAAAAAAGGAAGCCTTTTGACGTTCAGGCACAGATAATTTTTGATTATTCTGAGAAAGGTATCATAGAGGGTTTCGTGGCAGCACATAGTTTCGATACGATATTTTACATTCTTAGTCAGACAGCATCTCAACAAAATGTGTATCAGGCTATTAATGGACTTCGAAGAACCGTTGATATTGCAAATGTGTCAAGAGAAGTAATCGATCAGGCTCTCAAAATAAAATGGCCCGACTTTGAAGATGCTATCCACTACCAGGCAGCACTTGCTGCGGGGTGTGATGCTTTGGTAACCCGGAATCCAGGCGATTTTAAAAGTGACGACCTGCCAGTGTTATCACCTCAACAATTTTTGTCTGAAATCAGAGAAAGTGAGGGCTGA
- a CDS encoding ice-binding family protein encodes MKANTFFSAILMASLFLTSFMIGCSDNSTDPDIDPDAPVIYSTSPMNDENNIERNKVVEITFDQAMDPSTINNSTIRLQEGSTPVSGSVDYSGTTATFTSENVLAAQTDYTVTVSADARSLEGVALANDNSWSFTTGGSSDQLEAVDLGTAGNYVVLAKSAINNNTTSAFTGDLGLSPMAESFITGFSQTSATGYSTSDQVTGRIYAADMTDPTPANLTTAVENMTTAYDDAAGRTAPDFVELYTGEIGGRTLSPGLYKWSNTVLVTEDVTFSGDENDVWILQIAENITMSSDVTITLSGGAQAKNIFWQVAGEATIGTTSHFEGIILSMTGITLNTGASLNGRVLAQTAAIFDANTVVEPQ; translated from the coding sequence ATGAAAGCAAATACATTTTTTAGTGCCATACTGATGGCGTCACTTTTTTTAACCTCATTTATGATTGGGTGCAGTGATAATAGTACAGATCCTGATATCGATCCCGATGCACCTGTTATTTACTCTACCAGTCCGATGAATGATGAAAATAATATTGAGCGAAACAAGGTTGTGGAAATCACCTTCGATCAGGCAATGGATCCGTCAACGATTAACAACTCAACCATTAGACTTCAGGAAGGATCGACACCCGTTAGCGGAAGTGTAGACTATTCCGGTACTACGGCCACGTTTACTTCTGAAAATGTTTTGGCTGCCCAAACTGATTACACCGTAACTGTATCAGCCGATGCCAGAAGTCTCGAAGGTGTTGCGCTTGCCAATGATAATTCGTGGAGTTTCACAACCGGAGGCAGCAGTGACCAGCTGGAAGCTGTAGATCTCGGAACAGCCGGAAATTATGTTGTTCTGGCAAAATCGGCTATAAATAATAACACGACATCCGCTTTTACAGGCGATTTGGGATTAAGTCCAATGGCCGAAAGCTTTATTACAGGCTTTTCACAGACATCAGCAACAGGGTATTCAACATCTGACCAGGTTACCGGAAGAATTTACGCCGCTGATATGACGGACCCAACACCTGCAAACTTAACAACAGCCGTTGAAAATATGACCACTGCGTACGACGATGCCGCTGGACGAACAGCACCCGATTTTGTCGAACTCTACACCGGTGAAATTGGCGGCAGAACACTTTCACCCGGCCTGTACAAATGGAGCAACACCGTTCTGGTTACTGAAGATGTAACGTTTTCAGGTGATGAAAATGATGTCTGGATTTTGCAGATCGCCGAAAATATCACCATGAGTTCAGATGTTACCATTACCCTAAGCGGCGGTGCACAAGCCAAAAATATCTTCTGGCAGGTAGCGGGAGAAGCAACGATAGGCACAACCTCGCATTTTGAGGGTATCATCCTTTCGATGACAGGCATCACACTGAATACCGGCGCCTCACTCAATGGCCGGGTTTTAGCTCAAACAGCAGCTATTTTTGATGCCAATACAGTAGTGGAACCCCAATAA